A stretch of Arthrobacter sunyaminii DNA encodes these proteins:
- the glsA gene encoding glutaminase A, which yields MMPDKSAITRAVQTAYSDHAKDTGGANASYIPYLASVDPSLFGVCVVTADGDVFEAGDTGFEFALESISKVFSMTLAMQDVGLREFHDKVGADPTGEPFNSVMAVAMHDNKPVSPLVNAGAMSTVSLIPAESPDDRWEKILDMQSAFAGRKIKLSDAVNDSEQSTNFHNRAIAWLLYSGGTMYSDPMEACEVYTRQCSTLVTTRDLAAMGATVAARGRNPVTGKQVFDASLVPPILAEMTMEGMYTSSGDWAYKVGLPSKSGVGGGILAVMPGTLAIAAFSPPLDPVGNSVRGQKAVAQVAAALNLNIYNSTDYAEQ from the coding sequence ATGATGCCGGACAAATCAGCTATCACCCGGGCCGTTCAAACGGCGTACTCGGACCATGCCAAGGACACCGGCGGTGCCAACGCCAGTTACATTCCATATTTGGCGTCCGTGGACCCGTCCCTGTTCGGCGTGTGCGTGGTGACGGCCGACGGCGACGTGTTCGAAGCCGGTGACACCGGATTCGAATTTGCCCTGGAATCCATTTCCAAGGTGTTTTCCATGACCCTGGCGATGCAGGACGTGGGGCTGCGGGAATTCCATGACAAAGTGGGTGCCGATCCCACCGGCGAGCCGTTCAACTCGGTGATGGCTGTGGCGATGCACGACAACAAGCCGGTTTCGCCGCTGGTGAATGCGGGGGCCATGTCCACCGTGTCACTGATCCCGGCAGAGTCCCCGGATGATCGGTGGGAGAAAATCCTGGACATGCAGAGTGCTTTTGCCGGCCGGAAAATCAAGCTCAGTGACGCCGTCAATGACTCCGAGCAGTCCACCAACTTCCACAACCGCGCCATTGCGTGGCTGCTGTACTCAGGCGGAACGATGTACTCGGATCCAATGGAAGCGTGCGAGGTGTACACCCGGCAGTGCTCCACGTTGGTGACGACCAGGGATTTGGCGGCAATGGGGGCCACCGTGGCTGCCAGGGGGCGAAACCCGGTCACGGGAAAGCAGGTGTTCGATGCGTCCCTGGTGCCGCCGATCCTGGCGGAAATGACCATGGAGGGAATGTACACGTCCTCAGGGGACTGGGCCTACAAGGTGGGCCTTCCGAGTAAGAGCGGCGTGGGCGGGGGAATCCTTGCCGTCATGCCGGGAACCCTGGCAATAGCTGCCTTCTCTCCCCCGCTGGATCCGGTGGGCAACAGTGTCCGGGGGCAGAAAGCCGTGGCGCAGGTGGCTGCGGCCCTGAACCTGAACATTTACAACTCGACGGACTACGCCGAGCAATAA
- a CDS encoding VOC family protein, whose protein sequence is MTLSFAQIALDSVEPRRLAEFWIQALNYRVDEEEEGVISLVPRNGDGPPIDILTVPEHKTVKNRLHLDLRATGSTGSEEVRRLLDLGAVRADVGQNPDVTWTVLADPEGNEFCVLGTSGE, encoded by the coding sequence ATGACCCTTTCCTTTGCCCAGATTGCCCTTGACTCCGTGGAGCCCCGCCGTCTGGCCGAGTTCTGGATCCAGGCACTGAACTACCGGGTTGACGAGGAAGAAGAGGGCGTCATTAGTCTGGTCCCCAGGAATGGTGACGGTCCGCCGATCGATATCCTGACCGTGCCGGAGCACAAGACAGTGAAGAACCGTCTGCACCTGGACCTGCGGGCCACGGGCTCCACGGGCTCCGAAGAAGTCCGGCGGCTGCTGGACCTGGGCGCCGTCCGGGCGGACGTCGGCCAGAATCCGGACGTCACCTGGACGGTGCTGGCCGACCCCGAGGGCAATGAGTTCTGCGTCCTCGGAACCTCCGGCGAATAG
- a CDS encoding acyl-CoA thioesterase, which translates to MDLQNINFNTRKWVRPEDLNANGTLFGGSLLRWIDEEATIYAILQMGNGRVVTKFMSEINFVSSAQQGDLIEMGLRATKFGRTSLTMRAEVRNMVTRRSILTIDRIVFVNLGPDGNPAPHGYTEITYDRDRLPAEHLPVAVAADA; encoded by the coding sequence ATGGATCTCCAGAATATCAACTTCAATACCCGGAAATGGGTCCGTCCGGAAGACCTGAACGCCAACGGCACACTGTTCGGCGGCAGCCTTCTGCGATGGATCGATGAAGAAGCCACAATTTACGCCATCCTGCAGATGGGCAACGGTCGAGTCGTCACCAAATTCATGTCGGAGATCAACTTCGTCAGCTCCGCCCAGCAGGGCGACTTGATCGAAATGGGTTTGCGGGCCACCAAATTTGGCCGCACGTCACTGACCATGCGGGCCGAGGTGCGCAACATGGTGACCCGTCGCAGCATCCTGACGATCGACCGGATTGTTTTCGTGAACCTTGGCCCGGACGGCAATCCCGCCCCGCACGGGTATACGGAGATCACCTACGACCGGGACCGGCTGCCCGCCGAGCACCTCCCCGTCGCCGTCGCCGCCGACGCCTAG
- a CDS encoding glycoside hydrolase family 3 C-terminal domain-containing protein, protein MDIPAALRDLSLEDKIALLSGAGFWETVALPNHGIRPLVLSDGPHGVRRPSGEAVLGLGESFPATCFPAECATACSWDRSLLTELGTAVAREARLQGVDVLLGPGLNIKRSPLCGRNFEYFSEDPLLAGELGAAWTRAVQAAGVGTSPKHFAANNQEADRMRVDAVVDQRTLHEIYLRAFEIVVRTAEPWTIMAAYNKINGLHAAESPWLLGVVLRGTWGYEGAVMSDWGAVTNRAAALAAGLDLEMPSSGGLGAREITAGLDAGMVTEEQIDAAAARILRLVDRVPPRSGSGTADTAGTADTAGTADSGAAVYAASHDLARRAAAASMVLLKNEGSILPLQTDGAVAVIGELARTPRYQGSGSSKVNPVRLVSPLDALQQELPELLFEPGYALPASPAPEPEATLLSQPGAGPVDLIETAAAAAAAAVTAVVFLGLPDEAESEGYDRTTLDLPDEQLELLTAVLQANPRTVVVLSNGGVVTTAWADRVPALLEAWLPGEAGGSALADVLLGRADPGGRLAETIPVRLEDTAAYGNYPGENGTVRYGEGVLVGYRWYDTRRLEVAFPFGHGLSYTSFGYTDLDIRSTGAGADQEVHVELTVTNTGRRAGSDVVQLYVGAPDDDGAQLRPLRPLRELRGFEKVHLGPGESRRLRFSLDARALSRFDPESMSWVADAGEYRIEVGASSRDLRLAAVAALDGTVPEPSLSTASSIQEWLANPAAAAELVSALTAAAMAGMDAAGQDNMAGQDNTGGMDNTGSLAASLALVGNMPLNRMARFPGSPVTPDLLKQLEGWLQGTRGAQ, encoded by the coding sequence GTGGATATACCAGCCGCACTCCGGGACCTGAGCCTGGAGGACAAGATCGCACTTCTGTCCGGAGCGGGGTTCTGGGAAACCGTTGCCCTGCCCAACCATGGAATCCGCCCCCTGGTGCTCTCCGACGGTCCACACGGCGTCCGGAGGCCGTCCGGCGAAGCCGTCCTGGGGCTCGGTGAGTCCTTTCCGGCCACCTGCTTTCCCGCAGAATGTGCCACCGCCTGCTCCTGGGACCGGAGCCTGCTCACTGAACTTGGCACCGCCGTCGCACGCGAGGCCCGGCTCCAAGGCGTGGATGTCCTGCTGGGTCCGGGGCTCAACATCAAGCGCTCGCCCCTGTGCGGCCGCAATTTTGAGTATTTTTCGGAGGATCCGCTGCTGGCCGGGGAGCTGGGGGCGGCGTGGACGAGGGCGGTCCAAGCCGCCGGGGTGGGGACGAGTCCCAAGCATTTCGCCGCCAACAACCAGGAGGCGGATCGGATGCGGGTGGATGCAGTGGTTGACCAGCGAACCCTGCATGAGATTTACCTGCGTGCGTTCGAGATTGTGGTGCGTACGGCGGAACCGTGGACCATCATGGCTGCCTACAACAAGATCAACGGACTGCACGCCGCCGAGAGCCCGTGGCTGCTCGGGGTGGTGCTGCGCGGAACTTGGGGCTATGAGGGAGCCGTAATGTCGGACTGGGGTGCCGTGACCAACCGTGCGGCCGCGCTCGCTGCCGGACTGGACCTGGAGATGCCCTCCAGCGGCGGCCTGGGTGCCCGGGAAATCACCGCCGGGCTGGACGCGGGAATGGTCACGGAGGAACAGATTGACGCTGCGGCTGCCCGGATCCTGCGCCTCGTGGACCGCGTACCGCCCCGATCAGGCAGCGGCACAGCCGACACAGCGGGGACAGCCGACACAGCGGGGACAGCCGACAGCGGCGCAGCGGTGTATGCGGCCAGTCACGACCTGGCGCGGCGGGCGGCAGCGGCGTCGATGGTCCTGCTCAAGAATGAGGGCAGTATCCTTCCGTTGCAGACCGACGGCGCCGTGGCCGTTATTGGCGAGCTGGCCCGCACCCCCCGGTACCAGGGAAGCGGTTCCTCCAAGGTGAATCCGGTCCGCCTTGTCAGTCCGCTCGACGCCCTGCAGCAGGAGCTGCCCGAGCTCTTGTTTGAACCCGGATACGCCCTCCCCGCCAGTCCGGCTCCGGAGCCCGAAGCAACTCTCCTGAGCCAGCCCGGGGCCGGGCCGGTCGACTTGATCGAAACGGCCGCGGCGGCCGCCGCGGCAGCCGTTACCGCCGTCGTCTTCCTGGGGCTGCCCGACGAGGCGGAGTCCGAAGGTTATGACCGCACCACTCTGGACCTGCCCGACGAGCAGCTCGAGCTGCTCACCGCCGTTCTTCAGGCGAATCCGCGGACCGTGGTGGTGCTCTCCAACGGCGGGGTGGTGACCACGGCCTGGGCAGATCGTGTTCCCGCCCTCCTGGAAGCCTGGCTTCCGGGCGAAGCGGGCGGGTCGGCGCTGGCCGACGTCCTGCTTGGCCGGGCGGACCCCGGCGGACGGCTGGCCGAAACGATTCCCGTCCGGTTGGAGGACACCGCCGCTTACGGCAACTACCCGGGCGAAAACGGCACCGTACGGTACGGCGAAGGGGTGCTGGTGGGCTATCGCTGGTACGACACCCGGCGCCTGGAAGTGGCTTTCCCCTTTGGGCACGGGCTCTCCTACACCAGTTTCGGCTACACGGACCTTGATATCCGCAGCACCGGTGCCGGCGCAGACCAGGAAGTGCACGTGGAACTGACGGTCACCAATACGGGCCGCCGCGCCGGCAGCGACGTGGTGCAGCTGTACGTGGGCGCTCCGGATGACGACGGCGCCCAGCTGCGTCCGCTGCGTCCGCTGCGGGAACTGCGCGGGTTTGAAAAAGTGCACCTGGGTCCGGGTGAATCCCGCCGGCTGAGGTTTTCCCTCGATGCCCGCGCGCTGTCGCGTTTTGATCCGGAGAGCATGTCGTGGGTGGCCGACGCCGGCGAGTACCGCATTGAGGTGGGGGCGTCCTCCCGTGACCTCCGGCTGGCCGCGGTTGCCGCCCTTGACGGAACCGTTCCCGAGCCTTCGCTGAGCACGGCCTCCTCCATTCAGGAGTGGCTGGCGAATCCTGCCGCGGCTGCGGAACTGGTGTCCGCGCTAACCGCCGCGGCTATGGCGGGGATGGATGCTGCCGGTCAGGACAACATGGCCGGTCAGGACAACACAGGCGGCATGGATAATACCGGGAGTCTGGCTGCTTCCCTGGCACTGGTGGGCAATATGCCGTTGAACCGGATGGCACGGTTCCCCGGCAGCCCCGTAACGCCCGATCTGCTGAAGCAGCTGGAAGGTTGGCTGCAGGGCACCCGCGGCGCACAGTGA
- a CDS encoding bifunctional sugar phosphate isomerase/epimerase/4-hydroxyphenylpyruvate dioxygenase family protein — protein sequence MRTSIATVCLSGTLEEKMRACAAAGFDGIEIFEQDLLVSPHSPEDIRALAASLGLSLDLYQPFRDFEGVSEDLLEANLYRAEAKFSLMNRLGADTMLVCSNVATASIDDDGVAASQLRRLGEVAAGYGIRLAYEALAWGRYVNDYEHAQRIVDLADHPNVGTCLDSFHILSRGADPSGIEKIPAEKIFFVQLADAPELSLDVLSWSRHYRVFPGEGAFDLTAFMVHLVRSGYNGPVSLEVFNDVFRQTSEDRTAVDAMRSLIWLEERTSVRLAEQNQLSGNDAGSRRYPMDLATLPAVAEPTGFNFAEVLAEDPGDVEGMLFQLGFSCVGTHRTKPVRLWSAGGARVIINQQQARGLAPAISALGLDVQDPPAAASRAVQLKAQPVSRRSQADEAVLQAVSAPDSTEIFLCEATGDGTVAWAEEFGSDGVVEGEPLITHIDHINLSQPWQHFDEAVLFYESTLSLVPRASQEVPSPMGLVRSQVMCSSDGAVRLALNIAPMALEQSGSHGGPEYPQHVAFGCSDVVALARQARQRGLDFLPVPDNYYEDLQARFRLDAALLENLQSLNLLYDRDEDGEFLHFYTATVGNVFFEVVERRSRYDGYGAPNAPVRLASQYQRVRSGSRDGAS from the coding sequence GTGCGTACGTCCATTGCAACGGTGTGCCTAAGCGGCACGCTGGAAGAAAAAATGAGGGCTTGTGCGGCCGCCGGGTTCGACGGTATCGAGATTTTTGAGCAGGACCTTCTCGTGTCGCCGCACAGTCCGGAGGATATCCGGGCTCTGGCGGCCAGCCTCGGCCTAAGCCTGGATCTGTACCAGCCGTTTCGGGACTTTGAAGGCGTCAGTGAAGATCTCCTGGAGGCGAACCTCTACCGTGCGGAGGCCAAATTCTCGCTGATGAACCGCCTGGGTGCGGACACGATGCTGGTGTGCAGCAACGTGGCCACCGCCAGCATTGACGACGACGGCGTTGCTGCCTCCCAGCTGCGCAGGCTGGGGGAGGTTGCCGCAGGGTACGGAATCCGGCTCGCGTATGAAGCGCTGGCCTGGGGACGGTACGTGAATGACTACGAGCACGCCCAGCGGATTGTCGACCTGGCGGATCACCCCAATGTGGGAACCTGCCTGGACAGCTTCCACATCCTTTCCCGCGGTGCGGACCCGTCCGGAATTGAAAAAATCCCGGCTGAGAAAATCTTCTTCGTCCAGCTGGCAGACGCCCCGGAGCTGTCCCTCGACGTGCTGTCCTGGAGCCGGCATTACCGGGTATTTCCCGGCGAGGGCGCCTTTGACCTGACGGCCTTTATGGTGCATCTGGTCCGCAGCGGCTACAACGGACCGGTGTCATTGGAGGTTTTCAACGATGTCTTTCGGCAGACTTCCGAGGACCGCACTGCTGTGGACGCCATGCGCTCGCTGATCTGGCTGGAAGAGCGGACTTCCGTGCGCCTCGCGGAGCAGAACCAGCTTTCAGGGAACGACGCCGGCTCACGCAGGTATCCCATGGACCTCGCCACCCTCCCTGCCGTGGCCGAGCCAACCGGTTTCAATTTCGCCGAGGTGCTGGCGGAGGACCCCGGTGACGTGGAAGGGATGCTGTTCCAACTGGGTTTCAGCTGTGTGGGCACCCACCGGACAAAGCCGGTCCGGCTGTGGAGTGCCGGCGGGGCGCGGGTGATTATCAACCAGCAGCAGGCGCGCGGCCTGGCTCCCGCGATTTCCGCGCTGGGACTTGATGTTCAAGATCCACCGGCTGCGGCTTCGCGGGCCGTGCAGCTGAAAGCGCAGCCGGTCAGCAGGCGCAGCCAGGCTGACGAAGCCGTCCTGCAAGCCGTGTCGGCTCCGGATTCCACTGAAATTTTCCTGTGTGAGGCCACAGGGGACGGAACAGTTGCATGGGCGGAGGAGTTTGGATCCGACGGCGTCGTCGAAGGTGAGCCGCTGATCACGCACATCGACCACATCAACCTCTCCCAGCCCTGGCAGCACTTCGACGAGGCTGTGCTGTTCTACGAGTCCACCCTTTCCCTGGTGCCACGCGCGTCACAGGAAGTTCCGAGCCCCATGGGCCTGGTTCGCAGCCAGGTGATGTGCAGCAGTGACGGGGCTGTCCGGCTGGCTCTGAACATCGCACCGATGGCACTGGAACAGTCGGGTTCCCACGGCGGTCCGGAGTATCCGCAGCATGTGGCCTTTGGCTGCAGCGACGTGGTCGCGTTGGCGCGGCAGGCACGGCAGCGGGGGCTGGATTTCCTGCCGGTCCCGGACAACTATTACGAGGATCTCCAGGCACGGTTCCGGTTGGACGCGGCACTGCTGGAGAACCTCCAGTCCTTGAATCTGTTGTATGACAGGGACGAGGACGGTGAATTCCTGCATTTCTACACAGCAACGGTGGGAAACGTGTTCTTCGAGGTGGTGGAGCGCCGGTCGCGGTATGACGGCTATGGGGCGCCCAACGCCCCGGTGCGGCTGGCCTCGCAGTATCAGCGGGTGCGCAGCGGCAGCCGGGACGGCGCCAGCTAG
- a CDS encoding ABC1 kinase family protein codes for MKTHLDRYRQIAEILYRNGFGYLVAASGLENRLPFRRRPQPSDRPPGAANAPEYLRRALEELGPTFVKMGQLLSTRQDLLPPRYQQELAKLQDKAEPVPWDQIQPVLQAELGSDAMERFSAFDTAPLASASIGQVYAARLRSGADVVVKIRRPGVEEEVNEDLDILLGLAGYAGRHWEAARDYDVKGLMEEFAETLREELDYQQEARNTNRFALNFQDSASVHIPKVYADFSTSKVLTQQRLYGLKVTDTAAIDAAGIDRRALAADAAAAEMKMVFEDGFFHADPHPGNIFVEKGGRIGLIDFGMVGEVDDRLRSQLSALFVAVLRKDSERMASALIRMCPTSRRVDRIQLRLDLQQLIRLYDGRTLGNAPVGRIINAAMGIIRNHHLQLPREMALLLRMLIMTEGMGEVLDPDFSMGETLAPYARRMTMRQMNPVTFVRRLGQAGAETLELSAELPDQVRRLLTTLDFEGLEIHLRAEELAPLVVRLEKVGNRMVAAIFAAAFIRGVGELALGDAERWKSWQAPLMTAGLASTGALGGYLAWTARKQRMGRY; via the coding sequence ATGAAGACCCACCTCGACCGCTACCGCCAGATCGCCGAAATCCTGTACCGCAACGGGTTTGGCTACCTGGTCGCTGCCTCGGGCCTGGAAAACCGGCTGCCCTTCCGGCGCAGGCCGCAACCTTCAGACCGGCCGCCGGGCGCGGCAAACGCCCCGGAATACCTGCGCCGGGCGCTGGAGGAGCTGGGTCCCACCTTCGTGAAGATGGGGCAGCTGCTGTCCACCCGGCAGGACCTGCTGCCGCCCAGGTACCAGCAGGAACTGGCCAAGCTGCAGGACAAAGCCGAGCCTGTGCCCTGGGATCAGATCCAGCCGGTGCTGCAGGCGGAACTGGGCTCGGACGCGATGGAAAGGTTCTCCGCCTTCGACACCGCGCCGCTGGCCAGTGCCTCCATTGGGCAGGTCTACGCTGCCCGGCTGCGCAGCGGCGCCGACGTGGTGGTGAAGATCCGCCGTCCGGGTGTGGAAGAGGAAGTGAATGAGGACCTGGATATCCTCCTGGGTTTGGCCGGCTATGCGGGAAGGCACTGGGAAGCGGCTCGCGACTACGACGTCAAGGGTTTGATGGAGGAGTTCGCCGAGACCCTCCGTGAGGAGCTGGACTACCAGCAGGAAGCCCGCAATACCAACCGTTTTGCCCTGAACTTCCAGGACAGTGCGTCTGTCCACATTCCCAAGGTGTATGCCGATTTCAGCACATCCAAGGTCCTGACCCAGCAGCGCCTGTACGGACTAAAGGTTACGGACACCGCGGCAATCGATGCCGCCGGGATTGACCGCAGGGCGCTCGCCGCCGACGCCGCCGCCGCGGAAATGAAGATGGTCTTCGAGGACGGTTTCTTCCATGCAGATCCCCATCCGGGGAACATCTTCGTGGAAAAAGGCGGACGGATCGGACTGATTGACTTCGGAATGGTGGGGGAGGTGGATGACAGGCTGCGCTCCCAGCTCTCGGCGCTCTTTGTCGCGGTGCTTCGCAAGGATTCGGAGCGGATGGCCTCGGCACTGATCCGGATGTGCCCAACGTCCCGCCGCGTGGACCGGATCCAGCTCCGCCTTGACCTGCAGCAGCTGATACGCCTCTATGACGGGAGGACACTCGGAAACGCGCCCGTGGGCCGGATTATCAACGCGGCAATGGGCATCATTCGCAACCACCACCTGCAGCTGCCCCGGGAAATGGCGCTCCTGCTGCGCATGCTGATCATGACCGAGGGCATGGGGGAGGTGCTGGATCCGGACTTCAGCATGGGTGAGACCCTGGCCCCGTACGCCCGGCGGATGACCATGCGCCAGATGAATCCGGTGACCTTTGTCCGGCGTCTGGGGCAGGCCGGTGCCGAGACGCTGGAGCTCAGCGCGGAGCTCCCCGATCAGGTGCGTCGGCTGCTGACGACACTGGACTTTGAAGGCCTGGAGATCCATTTACGGGCCGAAGAGCTCGCGCCGCTGGTGGTGCGGCTGGAGAAGGTGGGCAACCGGATGGTTGCTGCCATTTTTGCGGCGGCCTTCATCCGCGGGGTGGGCGAATTGGCGTTGGGGGACGCTGAGCGCTGGAAGTCCTGGCAGGCCCCGTTGATGACTGCCGGCCTTGCCTCCACCGGTGCCCTGGGCGGTTATCTGGCCTGGACCGCACGGAAGCAGCGGATGGGGAGGTACTAG
- a CDS encoding shikimate dehydrogenase, with the protein MSNPSESFLVGLIGEGVTPSLSPPMHEHAADRLGLRYLYRPVDLSVLGQGEGIEAALKSLLHGGRDLGFNAFNITHPCKQLVLRCLDEVSDDAARLGAVNTVLIRDGKFIGHNTDFSGFASALATGLPDAVLDRVVQLGVGGAGSAVAYALLKAGTKHLTLIDVEYSRAAERAEALGRLFPGQTVAAADSADLPAVLVEADGFMHATPVGMHSHPGLPLDPELLSPRQWVADVVYRPLETELVRAARARGCAVLDGGNMAVGQAVDAFELITGIRPDPDLMRADFLDLIERGL; encoded by the coding sequence GTGAGTAATCCATCGGAGTCTTTTTTGGTTGGCCTCATTGGCGAGGGCGTTACGCCGTCCCTCTCGCCGCCCATGCACGAGCATGCCGCCGACCGGCTGGGGCTGCGGTATCTCTACCGGCCCGTGGATTTATCGGTACTCGGGCAAGGGGAGGGTATCGAAGCCGCGTTGAAGTCCCTGCTGCACGGCGGACGCGATCTGGGCTTCAACGCCTTCAACATCACCCACCCGTGCAAGCAGCTCGTCCTGCGCTGCCTGGACGAGGTGTCCGACGACGCCGCCCGGCTGGGCGCCGTGAACACCGTCCTGATCCGGGACGGAAAATTCATCGGACACAATACTGACTTCTCCGGATTCGCGTCCGCACTGGCAACGGGTCTTCCTGACGCGGTCCTGGACCGCGTGGTGCAGCTGGGCGTGGGCGGCGCAGGCTCCGCCGTCGCGTATGCCCTGCTCAAGGCGGGCACCAAACACCTGACCCTGATCGACGTCGAGTACTCCCGTGCTGCCGAACGCGCCGAGGCACTGGGCCGGCTCTTTCCCGGCCAGACCGTGGCCGCGGCGGACAGTGCGGATCTTCCTGCCGTGCTGGTTGAAGCGGACGGCTTCATGCATGCCACTCCGGTGGGAATGCACTCCCACCCCGGGCTGCCCCTGGACCCGGAACTGCTGTCACCCCGGCAATGGGTTGCCGACGTCGTCTACCGCCCGCTGGAGACGGAACTGGTCCGGGCCGCCCGTGCGCGGGGCTGCGCCGTGCTGGACGGCGGCAATATGGCCGTGGGCCAGGCTGTGGACGCGTTTGAACTGATTACCGGCATCCGGCCGGATCCGGACCTGATGCGCGCAGACTTCCTGGATCTGATCGAGCGCGGACTGTAA
- a CDS encoding IclR family transcriptional regulator domain-containing protein produces MGAEDGYYVKSTEKTLAVLSSFTPEHPRLSVSAVAAATDLSRAAARRFLLTLRDLGYLRSDGTVFELAPRSLDIGSAFLATLTLPSVAEPHLKALAADLGETTSLCVLDGMHVVYVARFTAPRLVHVSVNVGTRFPAWATSMGRVLIAALEPDEREAHLAAVEFQPFTPHSVSGPAELRAEVELAGRRGWSRVTDELEGGLRGVAVPVSRAGKVVAAANVSLQTHRDPDESLEETVIPQLRSAAERITADLNFR; encoded by the coding sequence ATGGGGGCTGAAGACGGATACTACGTAAAGTCGACGGAGAAGACCCTCGCGGTGCTGAGTTCTTTTACGCCCGAGCACCCGAGGTTGAGCGTTAGCGCAGTGGCGGCGGCAACGGACTTGAGCCGGGCCGCGGCCCGGCGTTTCCTGCTGACCCTCCGTGACCTGGGATACCTGCGCAGCGACGGCACCGTGTTCGAACTGGCACCGCGTTCCCTGGACATTGGCTCAGCCTTCCTGGCAACACTGACCCTGCCATCGGTCGCGGAGCCCCATTTGAAGGCTCTCGCCGCGGATCTGGGGGAAACCACGTCCCTCTGTGTGCTCGACGGCATGCACGTGGTCTACGTGGCACGCTTTACGGCGCCCCGGTTGGTTCACGTCTCCGTCAACGTGGGCACGAGGTTTCCCGCATGGGCGACGTCCATGGGGCGCGTCCTGATCGCTGCACTTGAACCGGACGAGCGTGAAGCCCATCTGGCCGCCGTCGAATTCCAGCCATTTACTCCGCACTCCGTCTCCGGTCCGGCAGAGCTGCGCGCGGAGGTGGAACTCGCCGGCCGCCGGGGATGGTCCCGGGTCACCGACGAACTGGAAGGGGGCCTGCGCGGGGTGGCCGTGCCGGTGTCCCGCGCGGGCAAAGTAGTGGCGGCCGCCAACGTGTCCCTGCAGACCCATCGGGATCCCGACGAGTCCTTGGAGGAGACGGTTATTCCACAGTTGAGGTCGGCCGCGGAACGGATCACGGCCGACCTCAACTTTCGCTAA
- a CDS encoding MFS transporter, protein MTETVPADKVHTKTPKKAAAASFMGSAVEYYDFFIFGSAAALIFPYVFFPDSGTQASIMSLATFGFAYVARPVGAVVLGHFGDRVGRQKVLMFTLVLMGASTFLIGCLPSFDVIGWWAPALLVLCRLMQGLSAAGEQAGASSLTLEHAPDNRRSFFTSWTLTGTQGGQILAALVFIPVLALPDEIKYGIGWRIPFWLSAVVVVVTYFIRRSLHETPTFAAAKANNEISRLPVGDLLAHHWRDVLRVICCAFIAAVSTVYGTLAIKYGTEVGDVDASITLWLVVAGNVVALGTQPLFGMLADRIGRKPVFIYGALSSAAVMPFYLLSMESGNTLLQFALSVAVFSCGYAAANAVWPSFYAEMFSAKVRFSGLAIGTQLGFLMAGFAPSIVAALGGLEPGGWVVISLFTAAISIIASVSALTAKETYRTPTAELGMARSTPKA, encoded by the coding sequence ATGACTGAGACTGTCCCAGCGGACAAAGTCCACACCAAGACGCCCAAAAAGGCGGCGGCAGCCAGCTTCATGGGCAGCGCCGTTGAGTACTACGACTTTTTCATCTTCGGATCCGCCGCGGCCCTGATCTTCCCCTATGTGTTCTTTCCGGACTCCGGCACGCAGGCATCGATCATGTCGCTGGCAACCTTCGGCTTCGCCTACGTTGCCCGCCCGGTGGGCGCAGTGGTGCTCGGCCACTTCGGTGACCGGGTGGGCCGCCAGAAAGTCCTCATGTTCACCCTGGTCCTGATGGGAGCGTCGACCTTCCTGATCGGCTGTCTTCCCAGCTTCGACGTCATCGGCTGGTGGGCTCCGGCCCTGCTGGTGCTGTGCCGGCTGATGCAAGGCCTGTCCGCCGCCGGAGAGCAGGCCGGAGCCAGCTCACTGACACTTGAACATGCACCGGATAACCGCCGTTCCTTCTTCACCTCCTGGACGCTCACCGGAACCCAGGGCGGGCAGATTCTTGCCGCGCTGGTCTTCATCCCGGTGCTGGCCCTGCCGGATGAGATCAAGTACGGCATCGGATGGCGCATTCCGTTCTGGCTCAGCGCCGTGGTGGTCGTGGTGACCTACTTCATCCGCCGGTCGCTGCATGAAACCCCCACCTTCGCCGCAGCGAAGGCCAACAATGAAATCTCCCGGCTCCCCGTCGGTGACCTGCTGGCCCACCACTGGCGGGATGTACTGCGCGTCATCTGCTGTGCCTTCATTGCAGCGGTGTCCACCGTGTACGGCACGCTGGCCATCAAGTACGGCACCGAGGTGGGCGACGTCGACGCGAGCATCACCCTCTGGCTTGTGGTAGCCGGAAACGTTGTCGCGCTGGGTACACAGCCGCTCTTCGGCATGCTGGCTGACCGGATCGGACGCAAGCCCGTGTTCATCTACGGTGCCCTCTCGTCCGCTGCAGTGATGCCGTTCTATCTGTTGTCGATGGAATCGGGAAACACGCTGCTGCAGTTCGCACTGTCCGTGGCAGTGTTCTCCTGCGGCTACGCTGCCGCCAACGCGGTGTGGCCGTCCTTCTACGCCGAAATGTTCAGTGCCAAGGTCCGTTTCTCCGGGCTGGCAATCGGCACCCAGCTGGGCTTCCTGATGGCCGGCTTCGCACCGTCCATCGTGGCAGCACTGGGCGGACTGGAGCCGGGCGGCTGGGTGGTCATCAGCCTGTTCACCGCGGCGATCAGCATCATCGCTTCCGTATCGGCCCTGACGGCAAAGGAGACGTATCGGACGCCGACGGCGGAATTGGGAATGGCCAGGAGCACTCCGAAGGCGTAA